TTCGAGGCTTCGAGCCCATCCAGTACGAGCAGATGGTGTTGCAGTATGCCCGCAAGCACGGCAGCATCTCGCGCAAGGAAGTGAGCGAACTCTGTCAACTCGCCCCTCCCCAGGCCTACCGACTGCTCCAGCGTCTTGTGCGCCGGGGAGAACTGCGCATGGAGGGCAAAGGCCGGACGGCCATATATCGCCCGACTGGCCACCACCCACCCCGCCGCCGCGCGACCGCCCAGCCATAGCGCGC
The Bacillota bacterium DNA segment above includes these coding regions:
- a CDS encoding helix-turn-helix domain-containing protein, with translation MGGPGSPGVRGFEPIQYEQMVLQYARKHGSISRKEVSELCQLAPPQAYRLLQRLVRRGELRMEGKGRTAIYRPTGHHPPRRRATAQP